In Fluviicola taffensis DSM 16823, the following are encoded in one genomic region:
- the gap gene encoding type I glyceraldehyde-3-phosphate dehydrogenase, producing MEERIRVGVNGFGRIGRYFSRLALMNPKIELVAVNDLAPISTLVHLLKYDSIHGRLHDEMVIDGNQLIFNQTQKITFLQHKNPEEIPWGDLGVDIVIESTGLFLTSEKAGVHLKSGAKRVILSAPSEGDDIFNVVIGVNDHLIADEHKIISNASCTTNSAAPLVAVLKEFCDIEEAYITTIHSYTSDQRLHDSPHKDLRRARSAAVSIVPTSTGAAKAITRIFPELEGKMGGCGMRVPVPDGSLTDLTVIVKENPPTVEQINTAFRKASESNLKGILRYTEDPIVSVDIIGDPNSCIFDSELTSVIGNMIKVVGWYDNEAGFSNRLIDLVVKLG from the coding sequence ATGGAAGAACGCATAAGAGTAGGAGTGAATGGATTTGGAAGAATTGGACGTTATTTCAGTCGGTTAGCTTTGATGAACCCAAAAATAGAATTAGTAGCAGTTAATGATTTAGCTCCAATTTCAACATTGGTACATTTACTAAAGTACGATTCCATTCACGGAAGATTACATGATGAAATGGTTATCGATGGAAATCAATTGATTTTTAATCAAACTCAAAAAATAACTTTCTTACAACATAAGAATCCAGAAGAAATTCCTTGGGGAGATTTAGGCGTAGATATTGTGATTGAATCTACAGGATTGTTTCTAACTTCTGAAAAGGCTGGAGTTCATTTAAAATCGGGCGCTAAACGTGTTATTTTGAGTGCACCTTCTGAGGGAGATGATATCTTCAATGTAGTTATTGGTGTCAATGATCACTTAATTGCGGACGAACATAAAATTATTAGTAACGCTTCTTGCACAACGAATTCTGCTGCTCCACTGGTTGCCGTTTTGAAAGAGTTTTGTGATATTGAAGAAGCTTACATTACAACTATTCACAGCTACACATCGGACCAGCGATTGCATGATAGTCCTCACAAAGATTTGAGAAGAGCAAGATCAGCAGCTGTAAGTATTGTGCCAACATCAACGGGGGCGGCAAAAGCGATTACCCGTATTTTTCCAGAATTGGAAGGTAAAATGGGAGGCTGTGGAATGCGTGTTCCTGTTCCAGATGGTTCATTGACTGATTTGACTGTAATAGTGAAAGAAAATCCGCCAACAGTAGAGCAAATCAATACTGCATTCCGAAAAGCATCTGAATCTAATTTAAAAGGAATTCTTCGTTATACAGAAGATCCAATTGTTTCAGTTGATATTATTGGAGATCCCAATTCGTGTATTTTTGATAGTGAACTCACTTCTGTTATTGGAAATATGATCAAAGTGGTTGGTTGGTACGATAACGAAGCTGGTTTTTCGAATCGTTTGATTGATTTGGTGGTAAAATTGGGGTAA
- a CDS encoding SPOR domain-containing protein: MNNYLLQLLKEVKTLIIPGLGALTVTNESSGEILFMPYLKFDDGTLAKHIASKENMDLNDATNLISKFVREVTAELDKGNSYDMYQFGRFIKIDGEIAFEAWSVNSAEQEKAPISKIETPSHKDEESLLPKESKIVSPIIETTKEEKVPLPKAEASIEKEEELKVKTVQTVVETSKKEEPETSETPKVDPVIPPVAEKPKESKIVAPIAETPKKEDPIIPIPLKTEEPKVPAGNPSSLNDKNTKQKETVKKEKVVKPAKEGKKRSVLSYILWGFLVLVLGSGIFVAVNFNTLKKDFPILADLAGENDNIAKGSSDVKTLEDETEENSDSEVESEPIPEDQVQVVEDQLPEEKVVEKPKKVVTPTKETSTPKVTPKPKPVVTVNKKPVKNTKSTPSSSGTFDSSKSFHVIAGSFGSETNANKLAGKLQSKGFGEASVTMNSGMYRVSVKGFATLNEATTEAANIQSSVPGAWVLKM, from the coding sequence ATGAATAATTACTTGCTACAACTATTAAAAGAAGTCAAAACATTGATCATTCCTGGTCTTGGAGCCCTAACGGTTACCAATGAAAGCAGCGGTGAAATCTTGTTTATGCCTTATTTAAAGTTCGACGACGGCACTTTAGCTAAGCACATTGCAAGTAAAGAAAATATGGACTTGAATGATGCTACGAATCTAATTTCAAAGTTTGTTCGTGAAGTTACAGCTGAATTAGATAAAGGAAATTCATACGACATGTATCAATTTGGTCGTTTTATCAAAATCGATGGTGAAATTGCATTTGAGGCGTGGTCAGTTAATTCAGCTGAACAAGAGAAAGCACCGATTTCGAAGATTGAAACACCATCTCACAAAGATGAGGAATCACTGCTTCCAAAAGAGTCCAAAATTGTTTCTCCAATAATCGAAACTACTAAAGAAGAAAAAGTACCGCTTCCGAAGGCTGAAGCTTCAATTGAAAAAGAGGAAGAGCTAAAGGTAAAAACTGTTCAAACGGTAGTTGAGACTTCTAAGAAGGAAGAGCCTGAAACTTCGGAAACACCTAAGGTTGATCCAGTCATTCCTCCAGTAGCTGAAAAACCGAAAGAGTCCAAAATTGTTGCGCCAATAGCCGAGACTCCGAAGAAGGAAGACCCAATCATTCCTATTCCACTTAAAACAGAAGAGCCGAAAGTTCCAGCGGGAAATCCAAGTTCTTTGAATGATAAAAATACGAAGCAAAAAGAAACTGTTAAAAAGGAAAAGGTTGTAAAGCCAGCGAAAGAAGGAAAAAAACGATCTGTACTTTCATACATTTTGTGGGGATTCCTTGTACTTGTTTTAGGTTCAGGAATTTTTGTTGCTGTCAATTTCAATACGTTAAAGAAAGACTTTCCAATTTTAGCTGATTTAGCTGGTGAGAATGACAATATTGCTAAAGGAAGTTCAGATGTGAAGACATTGGAAGACGAAACGGAAGAAAATAGTGATTCTGAAGTAGAGTCAGAACCTATTCCAGAAGATCAAGTTCAAGTAGTTGAAGACCAACTTCCAGAGGAGAAAGTAGTAGAGAAACCCAAGAAGGTAGTTACTCCTACAAAGGAAACTTCTACTCCAAAAGTCACTCCTAAACCAAAACCAGTTGTTACGGTTAATAAGAAACCCGTTAAAAACACTAAAAGCACACCGAGTTCATCTGGAACATTTGACAGTTCTAAATCTTTCCATGTAATTGCAGGATCTTTTGGTTCAGAAACGAATGCAAATAAATTGGCCGGAAAACTACAATCAAAAGGATTTGGTGAAGCTTCTGTAACGATGAACAGTGGAATGTATCGTGTAAGCGTGAAAGGATTTGCTACATTGAACGAAGCAACTACAGAAGCTGCGAATATTCAAAGTTCCGTTCCTGGTGCATGGGTATTGAAAATGTAA
- a CDS encoding MBL fold metallo-hydrolase, which translates to MKIYPIETGTFKLDGGAMFGVVPKSLWSKTNPADDNNLCTWSMRCLLIEDGNKLILIDTGIGDKQSEKFFSHYYLADTKTLEQSLNKLGFGLDQITDVFLSHLHFDHCGGAVKWNSDRTKLETVFKNAIYWSTENHWNWATEPNSREKASFLSENILPLQESGQLKFIQRTGNYTKSVFNNFDVLFVDGHTESMMIPHIHYQDKTLVFMADLLPSTGHIPLPYVMGYDTRPLITMGEKGEFLNQAAAKEMVLFLEHDSVNECCLVEQTEKGVRLKDHMTFSSIFG; encoded by the coding sequence ATGAAAATTTACCCAATTGAAACTGGCACATTTAAATTAGATGGTGGGGCAATGTTTGGAGTCGTTCCAAAAAGCCTTTGGTCAAAAACAAACCCTGCAGATGACAATAATTTGTGTACTTGGTCTATGCGCTGTTTGCTCATTGAAGATGGAAACAAATTAATTCTGATAGATACAGGAATTGGAGATAAACAAAGTGAAAAATTCTTTTCGCACTACTATCTAGCGGACACAAAAACGTTGGAGCAAAGCTTGAATAAATTGGGGTTTGGATTAGATCAAATCACCGATGTTTTTCTATCTCACCTTCACTTCGATCATTGTGGAGGAGCTGTTAAATGGAATTCTGACCGAACGAAGCTAGAAACAGTTTTCAAAAATGCTATTTATTGGAGTACTGAAAATCATTGGAATTGGGCTACAGAACCTAATTCACGAGAGAAAGCATCCTTTTTAAGCGAAAATATTCTTCCCTTGCAAGAAAGCGGACAATTGAAATTCATTCAAAGAACCGGTAATTATACGAAATCTGTATTCAATAACTTCGATGTCTTGTTTGTAGACGGTCATACAGAAAGCATGATGATTCCACACATTCATTACCAAGATAAAACACTTGTCTTTATGGCAGATTTATTACCAAGTACTGGTCATATTCCTCTTCCATATGTAATGGGATACGATACTCGTCCATTGATTACGATGGGAGAAAAAGGAGAATTCTTAAATCAAGCAGCTGCTAAAGAAATGGTCCTCTTTTTGGAACATGATAGTGTGAATGAATGTTGCCTAGTTGAACAGACTGAAAAAGGGGTTCGACTAAAAGATCACATGACTTTCTCTTCCATATTTGGATAA
- the ribD gene encoding bifunctional diaminohydroxyphosphoribosylaminopyrimidine deaminase/5-amino-6-(5-phosphoribosylamino)uracil reductase RibD → MNLDEKYMLRALQLAKSGGISVAPNPLVGAVIVHNQQIIGEGYHQKYGEAHAEVNAVNSVKDKSLLSESTIYVTLEPCSHFGKTPPCADLLVHSQFKRVVIAQIDPFSEVAGRGIEKLKNAGIQVDCGILESEAKELNKRFITFHTKKRPFITLKWAQTKDGFIDRDRSQDKEIGINWISQPETQVITHQMRSTEQAILVGWKTIQNDNPSLTTRVFTGPNPIRIIIDPNLKAPKNATIFTDGLKTVVFNKTEEKTINSIQYVRLESIDSKSILRKLHELQINSVIIEGGAFTLTQFIDSSNWDEALIIVGENQFKTGIKAPILPQIPYKSIQFGKDKINYFKNSAF, encoded by the coding sequence ATGAATTTGGATGAAAAATACATGCTTCGAGCGTTGCAATTGGCTAAATCAGGTGGTATTTCAGTTGCTCCAAACCCGTTGGTAGGAGCTGTCATTGTTCACAACCAACAAATTATTGGTGAAGGATATCATCAAAAATATGGGGAAGCACACGCAGAAGTAAATGCCGTAAATTCGGTGAAAGATAAATCCCTTCTGTCGGAATCTACTATCTACGTAACTCTTGAACCTTGTTCTCACTTTGGAAAAACACCTCCTTGTGCTGATCTATTGGTTCATTCTCAATTCAAACGAGTCGTTATTGCTCAGATTGATCCTTTCTCCGAAGTCGCAGGAAGAGGAATTGAAAAACTAAAAAATGCAGGAATCCAAGTTGATTGTGGCATTTTGGAATCTGAAGCAAAAGAACTCAACAAACGTTTTATTACTTTTCACACCAAAAAAAGACCCTTTATTACCCTGAAATGGGCACAAACTAAAGATGGCTTTATTGATCGTGATCGGTCTCAAGATAAAGAGATTGGAATAAATTGGATTTCACAGCCAGAAACGCAAGTAATTACACATCAAATGCGGAGTACAGAACAAGCCATTCTCGTGGGTTGGAAAACAATTCAAAATGATAATCCGTCATTGACTACCAGAGTTTTCACAGGCCCTAATCCAATTCGAATAATCATAGATCCCAATCTAAAAGCACCAAAAAACGCTACTATTTTTACTGATGGATTAAAAACAGTTGTATTCAATAAAACAGAAGAAAAAACAATCAATTCTATTCAGTATGTAAGGTTGGAATCAATTGATTCTAAATCGATTTTACGCAAATTACACGAACTTCAAATCAACTCTGTAATTATCGAAGGAGGTGCATTTACACTTACCCAATTTATCGATTCGAGCAATTGGGACGAAGCTCTTATCATCGTTGGCGAAAATCAATTTAAAACAGGAATCAAAGCTCCTATTCTTCCCCAAATTCCTTATAAAAGCATTCAATTTGGCAAAGACAAAATCAATTATTTCAAGAATTCGGCTTTTTAA
- a CDS encoding MFS transporter, with translation MDKITSYKPLWSLPVIVAALGYFVDIYDLLLFGIVKVPSLQGLGFNEKEIAHVGTLIFNWQMGGLLLGGILWGILGDKRGRLSVLFGSIILYSIANIMCGFLPYFPNDKENLTYTYIALRFMAGIGLAGELGAGITLVSEVLPKELRALGTSLVAGVGLSGAVVANLTVKLTEEWNVAYFIGGGMGIGLLLLRFGVLESGIFKETKKSKVSRGNFFMFFTNWDRFWRYIRCIFIGLPTWFCIGILAVYGNVFGKALGIQGGIDPGDAIMWGYIGISAGDIFSGILSHWLESRRKSILLMMGFTLISVIWILSGTIHSANMYYFMCCWFGFGTGYWAMFVTIGAEQFGTNIRSTAATSIPNMVRGMVILMTISFEGLMGMGQSALVSAAIVGFVSFALGIYSTWSIPETHGRDLDFVEE, from the coding sequence TTGGATAAAATTACTTCTTACAAACCTTTATGGTCATTGCCCGTTATTGTTGCAGCATTGGGCTACTTCGTAGATATTTACGATTTATTACTTTTCGGTATAGTTAAAGTTCCCAGTCTCCAAGGATTAGGATTCAATGAAAAGGAAATTGCTCATGTAGGAACCTTGATTTTCAATTGGCAAATGGGAGGTTTGTTACTTGGAGGGATTTTATGGGGAATTCTTGGGGATAAACGTGGAAGATTATCGGTGCTTTTTGGTTCGATTATTTTGTATTCGATAGCGAATATTATGTGCGGTTTTTTGCCTTATTTCCCCAACGATAAAGAAAATTTGACTTATACATACATCGCTTTGCGTTTCATGGCAGGAATTGGCCTCGCTGGAGAATTAGGAGCCGGAATCACCTTGGTTTCTGAAGTTTTACCTAAGGAATTACGTGCCTTGGGAACTTCTTTGGTTGCTGGTGTTGGTTTGTCGGGAGCGGTCGTTGCGAATCTTACCGTTAAACTAACTGAAGAATGGAATGTTGCTTATTTCATTGGTGGCGGAATGGGAATTGGTTTGCTCTTGCTTCGGTTTGGAGTATTGGAATCTGGTATTTTTAAAGAAACCAAGAAAAGCAAAGTGAGTAGAGGCAATTTTTTTATGTTTTTCACGAATTGGGATCGATTTTGGCGATACATCCGGTGCATATTTATTGGATTACCAACTTGGTTTTGTATAGGTATTTTAGCTGTTTATGGGAATGTTTTTGGCAAAGCTTTGGGGATTCAAGGCGGAATTGATCCTGGAGACGCTATTATGTGGGGATACATTGGTATTTCCGCAGGAGATATTTTTAGTGGAATATTGAGTCATTGGTTGGAATCTCGACGAAAATCTATTCTTCTTATGATGGGATTTACATTAATTAGTGTTATTTGGATCTTATCAGGAACGATTCATTCAGCCAATATGTATTATTTCATGTGTTGTTGGTTTGGATTTGGAACAGGTTATTGGGCAATGTTCGTAACAATTGGCGCTGAGCAATTTGGAACAAATATTCGATCAACCGCTGCTACATCGATTCCAAATATGGTACGTGGAATGGTTATTTTAATGACCATAAGCTTTGAAGGACTGATGGGAATGGGACAATCGGCTTTAGTTTCTGCGGCGATTGTTGGTTTTGTTTCATTTGCCCTTGGAATTTACAGTACATGGAGTATTCCAGAAACTCATGGTCGGGATTTAGATTTTGTCGAAGAGTAA
- a CDS encoding dicarboxylate/amino acid:cation symporter yields the protein MEVDLNAKPVKPKPWYRALYFQVLIAIVIGITLGYFKPDLGEKMKPLGDGFINLIKMIIAPVIFITITVGIASMNDLKKVGRITGKAFIYFLTFSTLALILGMIVSNLVQPGSGLNIDPSTLDQKDVSEYVAVAHGNSFSNFMLNIIPKTFMSSLTGENILQVLFAAILFGVALSLTADKSKPVLDFFQALTHPIFKIVDILMKLAPIGAFGAMAFTIGKYGVETLQNLFFLVGTFYVTAALFVVVILGLVARYNGFNILKLLRYLKDELLLVLGTSSSESALPSLMTKLEKAGCSNQVVGLVVPTGYSFNLDGTNIYMTLAALFIAQACNVDLSFSQQATLLLVAMLSSKGAAGVSGAGFVTLAATLTVVPDVPIAGMTLILGVDKFMSECRALTNLIGNAVATIVVARWEKQLDPEALKAALK from the coding sequence ATGGAAGTAGACTTAAACGCCAAACCTGTAAAACCGAAACCGTGGTATAGAGCCTTGTATTTTCAAGTGTTGATTGCTATTGTAATTGGTATAACTCTTGGGTATTTTAAGCCAGATCTAGGAGAAAAAATGAAACCTCTTGGGGATGGATTCATCAACTTGATTAAGATGATTATTGCACCTGTTATTTTTATTACGATAACAGTTGGAATTGCATCTATGAATGATTTGAAAAAGGTGGGGAGAATAACGGGTAAAGCATTCATTTATTTTCTCACATTTTCCACATTAGCATTGATACTTGGAATGATCGTCAGTAATCTTGTGCAACCTGGAAGCGGTTTGAACATTGATCCAAGTACGTTAGACCAGAAAGATGTTTCTGAGTATGTTGCTGTGGCACATGGAAATTCGTTTTCGAATTTTATGTTGAACATTATCCCGAAAACGTTCATGAGTTCACTTACTGGGGAGAATATTCTACAAGTGTTGTTTGCTGCAATTTTATTTGGGGTAGCCCTGTCTTTAACTGCGGATAAAAGCAAACCCGTTTTAGATTTCTTTCAAGCATTGACTCATCCGATTTTTAAAATAGTAGATATCTTGATGAAATTGGCACCAATAGGAGCATTTGGAGCAATGGCTTTTACAATAGGAAAATACGGAGTTGAAACCTTGCAAAATTTATTCTTTTTGGTCGGAACGTTTTACGTGACGGCAGCTTTGTTTGTGGTCGTTATTTTGGGATTGGTAGCAAGGTATAATGGTTTTAATATCCTGAAGCTACTTCGCTATTTGAAGGATGAGTTGTTATTAGTTCTTGGGACTAGTTCTTCTGAATCTGCCTTGCCATCATTGATGACGAAATTAGAGAAAGCAGGATGTTCTAATCAAGTTGTTGGACTAGTTGTACCAACTGGCTATTCGTTTAATTTGGATGGAACAAATATTTACATGACATTGGCGGCCTTGTTTATTGCACAAGCTTGTAATGTAGATTTAAGTTTTAGTCAACAAGCAACGTTACTTTTAGTAGCGATGTTGAGTTCCAAAGGTGCAGCAGGAGTTTCTGGGGCTGGTTTTGTGACTTTGGCAGCTACACTAACCGTTGTGCCAGATGTACCAATTGCAGGTATGACGTTGATTTTAGGTGTAGACAAATTCATGTCGGAATGCCGTGCTTTAACGAACCTGATTGGAAATGCAGTTGCAACGATTGTTGTTGCGAGATGGGAAAAGCAATTGGATCCAGAAGCATTAAAAGCAGCATTGAAGTAA
- a CDS encoding NAD(P)-dependent oxidoreductase yields MNTIKIAVLGGTGKSGKYLVQELMNRNIPIKLLLRNTSHFETENPLVEIVRGDVRDYNSIYSLFEGCDAVISTLSQPIGEESIFGDAARNVIQAMEARGIKRYIVTAGLNVDAIGDEKNEKVRFATDWMYQNYPKTTIDRQVEYELLANSRIDWTMVRLPMIIQTDERFPVEISLIDCPGENISATDLAVFLVDQLSNEEYVQKSPFVANS; encoded by the coding sequence ATGAATACAATTAAAATCGCCGTATTAGGCGGAACAGGAAAATCAGGTAAATACTTGGTTCAGGAATTAATGAATCGCAACATTCCAATCAAACTTTTACTCCGAAATACCTCTCATTTTGAAACTGAAAATCCATTGGTGGAAATCGTTCGAGGTGATGTAAGAGACTACAATTCAATTTATTCACTTTTTGAAGGATGTGATGCGGTAATCAGCACATTGAGTCAGCCGATTGGTGAAGAATCGATATTCGGAGACGCCGCACGGAATGTTATTCAAGCAATGGAAGCAAGAGGAATCAAACGATACATTGTCACCGCTGGATTGAACGTAGATGCGATTGGAGACGAAAAGAATGAGAAAGTTCGTTTCGCGACTGATTGGATGTATCAGAATTATCCCAAAACAACGATAGACAGACAAGTTGAATACGAGTTACTTGCTAATAGCAGGATTGATTGGACGATGGTTCGTCTGCCTATGATTATTCAAACAGATGAACGATTTCCGGTGGAAATAAGTTTAATAGATTGTCCGGGAGAAAATATCAGTGCAACAGATTTAGCTGTCTTTCTAGTGGATCAACTTTCGAATGAAGAATACGTCCAGAAAAGTCCGTTTGTAGCGAATAGTTAA
- a CDS encoding cupin domain-containing protein — translation MSSKSIQLTNKQSSETIAIGASAYNILLNSQNSEGQLAIIEMLVPPNGGPIPHEHKGFQECFYILEGEVEMQTKEKRFSAKQGDLVHIPLDGPVHCFKNNSSVNARLLCIVTPSGLDSFFEEAGRKIPAGTLPDPVPPTPEQIAFANQTAEKYGQKLYPKDYLD, via the coding sequence GTGAGTTCTAAATCGATTCAACTAACAAATAAACAATCTTCTGAGACTATTGCGATTGGTGCTTCAGCTTACAACATCTTGTTAAACAGTCAAAATTCAGAAGGACAGTTGGCCATTATTGAAATGTTGGTTCCTCCAAACGGCGGACCAATTCCACACGAACACAAAGGTTTTCAAGAATGTTTTTACATACTCGAAGGAGAAGTGGAAATGCAAACCAAAGAAAAGAGATTCAGTGCAAAACAAGGAGATTTGGTTCACATTCCGTTAGACGGACCAGTTCATTGTTTTAAGAATAACAGTTCTGTAAATGCACGGTTGTTGTGTATTGTTACTCCATCAGGATTAGATTCATTTTTTGAAGAAGCAGGACGAAAAATTCCAGCAGGAACCTTACCTGACCCAGTTCCTCCAACTCCCGAACAAATCGCTTTTGCAAACCAAACAGCAGAAAAATACGGTCAAAAGTTGTACCCGAAAGATTATTTGGATTAA
- a CDS encoding DUF4287 domain-containing protein, translated as MSFQAYLDNIKAKTGKLPEELQKLAEEKGFIKDGELLADVKAGQIVAWLKEEYELGHGHAMAIYAYFKGKRS; from the coding sequence ATGTCGTTTCAAGCATATCTCGATAACATAAAAGCAAAAACAGGAAAACTACCTGAAGAACTTCAAAAATTAGCCGAAGAAAAGGGATTCATCAAAGACGGAGAACTCTTGGCTGATGTGAAAGCTGGACAAATTGTAGCTTGGCTGAAAGAAGAATATGAATTGGGGCATGGACATGCAATGGCTATTTATGCTTATTTCAAAGGAAAACGATCGTGA
- the nth gene encoding endonuclease III: protein MTKKEKAQYVIEELEKLYPETPVPLDHWDAYTLLIAVLLSAQCTDVRVNQITPILFRRASRPQDMIKLSVEEIRDIIKPCGLSPRKSQAIYDLSHMIIDLHGGEVPASFEDLEKMPGVGHKTASVVMSQAFGVPAFPVDTHIHRLMTRWGLTSGKNVETTEADAKKLFPKDLWNKLHLQIIFYGRSHSPARSPKRDIDYITAKIGTKKALEELK from the coding sequence ATGACAAAAAAAGAAAAAGCGCAATATGTAATCGAAGAACTCGAAAAATTGTATCCTGAAACTCCAGTTCCTCTAGATCATTGGGATGCTTATACCTTACTAATTGCAGTTTTACTATCAGCTCAATGCACCGATGTACGAGTAAATCAGATTACTCCTATTTTATTCAGACGCGCTTCTCGACCACAAGACATGATTAAATTATCTGTAGAAGAAATTCGAGATATTATCAAGCCTTGTGGACTTTCTCCTAGAAAATCACAAGCAATCTACGATTTGTCGCACATGATCATTGATTTACACGGTGGTGAAGTTCCTGCTTCTTTTGAAGATTTGGAGAAAATGCCAGGGGTTGGTCACAAAACAGCTTCAGTAGTCATGTCACAAGCCTTTGGAGTTCCTGCTTTCCCTGTTGATACACACATTCATCGTTTAATGACTCGTTGGGGTTTGACCAGTGGTAAAAACGTAGAAACTACCGAAGCCGATGCAAAAAAACTCTTTCCTAAAGATTTGTGGAACAAACTACATTTACAAATCATTTTCTACGGTAGAAGCCACTCTCCTGCCCGATCGCCGAAACGAGATATCGATTACATTACTGCAAAGATTGGAACGAAGAAAGCATTGGAGGAGTTGAAGTGA